The Deltaproteobacteria bacterium DNA window CGTCCTGAAAGTCGACGTGATCGAGGCGGGTTTTCCCGTGTCCTCGCCGGGGGATTTCGAGGCGGTGAGCGCAGTCGCCCGGGAGGTGAAAGGCCCGGTGATTGCCGGCCTCTGCCGGGTGGTGAAAAAAGACATCGAGGTTGCCTGGGAGGCGGTCAGGAACGCGGAGCGGCCGAGGATACACACCTTTGTGGGCACGTCGGACATTCACATTCAGAAGAAGTTCAGGGCCGACAGGGACAGGGTCTTCGACTGGGCGGTGGACGCGGTGAAGTTTGCCAAGTCCCTCTGCCCCGACGTGGAGTTTTCGACGGAGGACGCCTCCAGGACCGATTTTGACTACCTGTGCAGAACCATCGAGGCGGTCATCAAGGCGGGAGCCACGGTGATAAACGTTCCCGATACCGTCGGGTACGCCATACCGGAGGAGTTCGGGGAGAGGATTCGCCGGCTCCGGGAGCGCGTCCCGGCTCTCGACAAGGTGATCCTCTCGGTGCACTGCCACAATGACCTGGGGCTTGCAAGCGCCAACACCCTCGCGGCGATCAAAAATGGGGCACGGCAGGTGGAGGTGACCGTGAACGGAGTCGGCGAGCGCGCGGGCAACTGCTCCATGGAGGAGGTCGTGATGGCCCTTCGCACGAGGAAGGATTTCATCGGGAATTACACGACGGGGATCAACGCGAAGGAGATATACAAGACATCACGGATGGTCAGCAACCTCATGGGGCTCGTCGTCCAGCCGAACAAGGCGATCGTGGGGAGCAACGCCTTCGCCCATTCATCGGGGATACACCAGGACGGGATTCTCAAGGACAGGGCAACCTACGAGATCGTCAAGCCCGAGGACGTGGG harbors:
- a CDS encoding 2-isopropylmalate synthase — translated: MAERVFIFDTTLRDGEQVPGAKLAMEQKLEIAKQLAVLKVDVIEAGFPVSSPGDFEAVSAVAREVKGPVIAGLCRVVKKDIEVAWEAVRNAERPRIHTFVGTSDIHIQKKFRADRDRVFDWAVDAVKFAKSLCPDVEFSTEDASRTDFDYLCRTIEAVIKAGATVINVPDTVGYAIPEEFGERIRRLRERVPALDKVILSVHCHNDLGLASANTLAAIKNGARQVEVTVNGVGERAGNCSMEEVVMALRTRKDFIGNYTTGINAKEIYKTSRMVSNLMGLVVQPNKAIVGSNAFAHSSGIHQDGILKDRATYEIVKPEDVGVSAHQFVLTARSGRHAVKDRIKELGYTLTDTQFGNVFDRFIEIADKKKEVMNEDLSIIIEEELFKIPETYRLRHVQILSASQGIPMAALKVVHKNRVIDEASTGNGPIDAAYKCVERIVKRKFRLVSFNLNAVTSGKDAVGDATVRVRANGSVYLGRATSTDIIEAAIKAYIAAINKAIYFEEKEKKEKKPAAKKKASARTARKAKTA